The following proteins are co-located in the Lentibacillus sp. JNUCC-1 genome:
- a CDS encoding AraC family transcriptional regulator gives MKTLIKRLRSQLFLKYTLSYLFVFIVPFALMSVFLYHNSIADLRDQAKDSIQNKAQQTERYTTERFKELDQIAARIANDYHLTPYSVNHDYYSKEAITQLKNYKDNSAILKNIYLYYRGDDNIFSSEGSYHLNTLLENVTPFSQWAMKDFKKKIRTTTNETFLLDHTLISIHPIPTGNPNPYGAVVYTLQESTVTQSLESILNDFQGNAYLLDATNDVILSSQQDENINTGLLNKAIQKKNAEQKLKYKGKTYFISTVASEYNDWSVVSIINMKEFDKVFLMQKLLFASLLVLLLISGFIIAIFLGNRQYKPIHKLISKMNYKDPSEKSLSKNEFTLLDDAISEIYEQNENLSSAMMMQKPYAREQILLKLLKGNVNLEQDYEELFKILNISMYKGAYIVAIVQLPALGDYDRDQLSLQEELIMYLETTEISGIKIHAVDSLENALALIISTSYSLESTVQKRKEIITVINENIYETFTLSPNMSAGLPYQDLRLLNRSYIEALAAMNTHLQHSTDQVEAGVIAFYQDRDVNETKEISYPHEELTKLTQSIRQGNHEVANEALENIFASVHQSSIQMNYMKAVYFDIVNTIVKTIIDLGIAEEVTDIEQVVNFSNPRELKKDLHNMIDQVCRIVVTKKSNFNEQLVVKMTDYIHNNFKAYDMSLEKLAAEFKLSVPYLSRFIKEQFGSTFSNYVFSLRLEEVKKQLLSSNQLIKDIITDVGYRDVSNFTREFKKIEGMTPGQYRKMHSK, from the coding sequence ATGAAAACGCTTATAAAAAGACTTCGCTCACAATTATTCTTAAAATATACCTTATCTTATCTATTTGTTTTTATTGTTCCTTTCGCGCTTATGAGTGTCTTTTTGTATCATAATTCAATAGCGGATCTTCGTGATCAGGCAAAGGATTCTATTCAGAACAAAGCACAGCAGACAGAACGTTACACAACTGAACGGTTTAAAGAACTTGACCAGATTGCCGCCAGAATTGCAAATGACTATCATCTCACGCCCTATTCGGTCAATCATGATTATTACAGCAAAGAAGCGATCACTCAACTTAAGAATTATAAAGACAATAGTGCAATACTAAAAAACATTTACCTGTACTATCGAGGAGATGATAACATATTCTCCTCTGAGGGATCCTATCATCTGAACACCTTGCTTGAAAATGTTACACCTTTTTCGCAATGGGCCATGAAGGACTTCAAGAAAAAAATCCGAACGACAACAAATGAAACATTCTTACTTGACCATACTCTTATATCCATCCACCCCATACCAACTGGTAATCCAAACCCGTACGGAGCGGTCGTATATACCTTACAAGAATCTACAGTAACCCAATCTCTGGAGAGTATTTTGAATGATTTCCAGGGGAATGCCTATCTTTTGGACGCTACAAATGATGTGATTTTATCATCTCAACAAGACGAGAACATCAATACTGGTCTGTTGAATAAAGCAATTCAAAAAAAGAACGCAGAACAAAAGCTTAAATACAAAGGAAAAACTTATTTTATCTCAACTGTCGCATCGGAGTACAATGACTGGAGCGTTGTTTCAATTATTAATATGAAGGAATTTGACAAGGTTTTCCTTATGCAAAAGCTGCTTTTTGCTAGTTTACTAGTCTTATTATTGATCTCAGGTTTCATCATTGCTATTTTTCTTGGAAATCGTCAATACAAGCCTATTCATAAGCTTATAAGCAAAATGAATTATAAAGACCCTTCTGAAAAGAGCTTGAGTAAAAATGAATTCACCCTTCTCGATGATGCTATTTCAGAAATTTATGAACAAAATGAAAACTTGAGTAGTGCCATGATGATGCAAAAGCCATATGCACGAGAACAAATTTTACTTAAATTGCTCAAAGGGAACGTCAACCTAGAACAGGATTATGAAGAGCTTTTCAAGATTTTAAATATATCGATGTATAAAGGCGCTTATATTGTAGCAATTGTACAGCTTCCGGCTTTAGGTGATTATGACCGGGACCAATTATCACTTCAGGAAGAACTTATTATGTACCTTGAGACAACAGAAATATCAGGTATTAAGATTCATGCGGTGGATTCGTTAGAAAACGCTCTTGCCTTGATTATATCCACCAGCTATTCATTGGAGAGCACCGTTCAAAAGCGTAAAGAGATCATCACAGTGATTAATGAAAATATATACGAGACATTTACCTTAAGTCCTAATATGAGTGCAGGTCTTCCTTATCAGGATCTACGATTGTTGAACAGGTCGTATATTGAGGCATTGGCAGCAATGAACACCCATCTGCAACACAGTACAGATCAAGTTGAAGCCGGTGTAATTGCTTTTTATCAAGACCGGGACGTAAATGAGACTAAAGAAATCAGCTATCCACATGAAGAACTGACGAAATTAACTCAGAGTATAAGACAAGGGAATCATGAGGTAGCTAACGAGGCTTTAGAGAATATCTTTGCATCTGTACACCAATCAAGCATACAAATGAATTATATGAAAGCTGTGTATTTCGACATTGTAAATACTATTGTTAAAACCATTATTGATTTGGGGATTGCAGAAGAAGTTACAGACATTGAACAAGTTGTCAATTTTTCAAATCCGAGAGAGCTGAAAAAAGATCTACACAACATGATTGATCAAGTTTGTCGTATAGTTGTTACGAAAAAATCAAATTTTAACGAGCAACTCGTGGTTAAAATGACAGATTATATCCATAACAACTTTAAAGCCTACGATATGAGTCTCGAAAAATTAGCAGCAGAATTCAAATTATCTGTACCTTATTTGAGCCGTTTCATCAAAGAGCAATTTGGATCAACATTTTCTAACTATGTATTTTCCCTCCGTCTTGAGGAAGTAAAAAAACAATTGCTGTCCAGTAATCAATTAATCAAAGATATTATCACGGATGTGGGATACCGGGACGTGTCAAATTTCACCCGTGAGTTTAAGAAAATAGAAGGAATGACTCCAGGACAATACAGAAAAATGCACAGTAAATAA
- a CDS encoding YesL family protein: protein MNNLNGAFKWVYDIGNWLFKLMYLQVLWVAFTLLGLVLFGLFPATAGVYAVVRKWTEYDYDVPIFKTFLANYKGYFLKVNGLGYVMFLIGLFLSYDYFISKSLLNSFFLHIILLGIILVYVLTLCYIFPTFVHYELKAMQYIKQSFLLMLSNPLETIGMIVCMIILYYLFALLPVVFVFMGMSAIAYPTMRIAYSAFNKVQQKKNP, encoded by the coding sequence ATGAATAATCTCAACGGTGCCTTTAAATGGGTTTATGATATAGGGAATTGGTTGTTTAAATTGATGTATCTGCAAGTGCTTTGGGTGGCGTTTACGTTGCTTGGACTGGTTTTATTTGGTTTATTCCCTGCCACCGCGGGGGTGTATGCGGTCGTCAGAAAATGGACGGAATATGATTATGATGTCCCCATTTTTAAAACTTTTCTAGCGAATTATAAAGGATACTTTCTGAAAGTGAATGGTCTAGGATATGTAATGTTTCTGATCGGCTTGTTTTTGAGCTATGACTACTTTATTTCTAAATCGCTTTTGAATTCTTTCTTTCTTCACATCATTTTGTTGGGTATTATTTTGGTTTACGTGCTGACATTATGCTACATATTCCCAACGTTCGTACATTATGAATTAAAAGCCATGCAATATATTAAACAATCATTCTTGTTAATGCTTTCCAACCCTTTAGAAACAATTGGTATGATCGTGTGCATGATTATTTTATACTATTTGTTTGCACTGTTACCGGTTGTGTTTGTATTTATGGGCATGTCCGCTATTGCATATCCGACGATGCGTATTGCCTATAGTGCGTTTAATAAAGTGCAACAGAAAAAGAACCCGTGA
- a CDS encoding glycoside hydrolase family 125 protein — MGKQLPDSMEAMIAKVDECFADDEKLRTMFANCFSNTYETTIRPQDDGTTFVITGDIPAMWLRDSAAQVRPYLLLAETDPAMADMIQGVIQKQMEFIIHDPYANAFNEKANGNRYHDDQTEMTPLLWERKYEIDSLCYPIQLAYLFWKATGRTDHFNDTFKTAAVAIFDTWKVEQNHAESDYHFVRDNCPPQDTLSHDGYGAPVGYTGMTWSGFRPSDDACKYGYLVPANMFAVVVLDYLADIAMDVLGDEALAQNARDLREEINGGIQQYGTVEHPDFGTIYAYETDGLGNHVLMDDANVPSLLSMPYLGYCDVNDPVYQNTRRFILSDANPYYYEGKVAAGVGSPHTPERYIWHIALSIQGMTAATSEEKAQILETFKTTDGGTNFMHEGFDVDDPAQFTRPWFCWSNSMFSEFVLSQCGIRVKGSPLTDR; from the coding sequence ATGGGAAAGCAATTACCAGATTCGATGGAAGCAATGATTGCGAAGGTTGACGAGTGTTTTGCTGATGACGAGAAACTACGCACGATGTTCGCGAACTGCTTTTCAAACACCTATGAAACAACGATTCGCCCACAAGATGATGGCACCACCTTTGTCATTACTGGCGACATCCCGGCCATGTGGCTGCGGGATTCAGCGGCGCAAGTGAGACCGTATTTGCTGCTGGCGGAAACCGATCCTGCTATGGCTGATATGATTCAGGGTGTTATTCAAAAGCAAATGGAATTTATTATTCATGATCCATACGCCAATGCGTTCAATGAAAAGGCGAACGGGAACAGGTATCACGATGATCAAACTGAGATGACCCCGCTTTTATGGGAGCGGAAGTACGAAATCGATTCTCTCTGCTATCCGATCCAGTTGGCGTATTTATTCTGGAAGGCGACTGGCCGGACAGATCATTTCAATGATACGTTCAAGACAGCGGCGGTGGCAATTTTCGATACGTGGAAAGTAGAGCAGAATCACGCTGAGTCTGACTATCATTTCGTCCGTGACAACTGTCCGCCTCAGGATACGTTGTCCCATGACGGCTACGGCGCACCAGTCGGATACACGGGTATGACCTGGTCAGGATTCCGCCCGAGTGATGATGCTTGTAAATATGGTTATCTTGTACCGGCGAATATGTTTGCTGTCGTGGTTCTGGACTATTTGGCTGACATTGCGATGGACGTTTTGGGAGATGAAGCACTTGCGCAAAACGCTCGCGATCTGCGAGAGGAAATCAATGGCGGCATCCAGCAATATGGCACTGTTGAGCATCCTGACTTTGGCACGATTTATGCATATGAAACAGACGGACTCGGCAACCATGTTTTGATGGATGATGCAAATGTGCCAAGTCTGTTATCCATGCCATATCTCGGCTATTGTGATGTGAATGATCCAGTTTATCAAAACACGCGCCGGTTCATTTTAAGTGATGCGAACCCGTATTATTATGAAGGCAAAGTAGCAGCCGGCGTGGGAAGCCCGCATACGCCTGAACGCTATATTTGGCATATAGCACTCTCGATTCAGGGTATGACTGCTGCAACTTCAGAAGAAAAAGCGCAGATCTTAGAGACGTTTAAGACAACTGACGGCGGCACGAACTTCATGCATGAAGGTTTCGATGTGGATGATCCGGCTCAGTTCACGCGTCCGTGGTTTTGTTGGTCAAACTCGATGTTCAGTGAGTTTGTACTGAGCCAATGTGGCATCCGGGTGAAAGGGAGCCCATTGACTGATAGATAA
- a CDS encoding alpha-mannosidase has translation MTQDKQIHIISHTHWDREWYLPYEKHHMQLIDLMDTLLETLKTKPGYKSFHLDGQTIILDDYLQVRPEKREELEQAIQKGQIHIGPWYILQDEFLTSSESNVRNLQYGMKDSKQWGNIAKVGYFPDSFGNIGQAPQLMSQAGINNAVFGRGVKPTGFNNKVIESDSFESPYSEMYWQAPDGSKVYGILFANWYCNGNEVPVDEKQASAYWESHFAALEKYAASPHMLMMNGCDHQPIQTDLPEAIQTAEKLYPEVTFKHSNFNDYVADLVKTLPDDLKTVEGELRSQQTDGWGTLVNTASSRVYLKQMNRTGETLLAKVAEPLETFAHMLGEPYNHHKLEYAWKKLMQNHPHDSICGCSVDEVHRNMVTRFSDSRHVTETLIDASLTAITAHVDTTCFENEHALPFVVYNTSGYERTGVLSVTLDVKREYFADGVNKEALKAFDLGAMKLVDHSGQAFAFSMEDLGIHFDYDLPNDRFRQPYMARRVKVTFEAKGVSALGYKTFALVPADNVDGAVESASLVPAKYQMANDHLHVQIEGNGSLTVSDKKTGRTFEQLGVYEDTGDIGNEYMYKKPDGEVPLTTKDLPANIELVEDTSYRATYVITHEWALPESADDLLEKEQQELVGFNVRKAGRSEKTVPFTITTRVSLEKHGKGVQVEASFNNQAKDHRLRALFPTGIETDHHKADSIFEVVERPNKPSEEWTNPDNSQHQQDFVSVGNDEAGLTVANYGLNEYEVLRDAHNTIAVTLHRSVGEMGDWGYFPTPEAQCLGEQTVSYAIYPYGGDANESYQQAYQYQVPLSVSQASIHEGTLAPAGSFIKWEGDTLAFSSLKVSQLSGDVLLRWFNLNSEAEELKLKISGKGKAYKSNIIEENIGDLNIDSEHNATLPVRGHEIVTVGFKN, from the coding sequence ATGACACAAGATAAACAGATTCACATTATATCTCATACCCACTGGGACAGAGAATGGTATTTGCCGTATGAAAAGCATCATATGCAGCTGATTGATTTAATGGATACGCTCCTTGAAACGCTTAAAACAAAGCCTGGCTATAAAAGTTTTCATCTGGATGGACAGACAATTATTCTGGATGACTATTTGCAAGTCCGTCCGGAAAAAAGAGAAGAATTGGAACAGGCGATTCAAAAAGGCCAGATTCATATTGGACCATGGTACATTTTGCAGGATGAATTTTTGACAAGCAGTGAGTCAAACGTACGCAATCTGCAGTATGGCATGAAGGATTCAAAGCAATGGGGAAATATCGCCAAGGTGGGTTATTTTCCGGATTCGTTCGGCAATATTGGACAGGCGCCACAGCTGATGAGTCAGGCAGGCATTAACAATGCAGTGTTTGGCCGTGGGGTTAAACCGACTGGCTTCAATAATAAGGTGATAGAGTCGGACAGTTTCGAATCTCCCTATTCTGAGATGTACTGGCAGGCCCCTGATGGTTCAAAGGTATATGGAATTCTTTTTGCAAATTGGTATTGCAATGGCAATGAAGTGCCTGTTGATGAAAAACAGGCTTCTGCATATTGGGAAAGCCATTTTGCTGCCCTTGAAAAATACGCAGCCAGTCCCCATATGCTCATGATGAACGGATGTGACCATCAGCCAATCCAGACCGATTTGCCGGAAGCAATACAGACGGCGGAAAAATTGTATCCAGAAGTGACGTTCAAGCATTCTAATTTTAATGATTATGTCGCTGATTTGGTGAAGACTTTGCCCGATGATTTGAAAACGGTGGAAGGCGAATTGCGGAGCCAGCAGACAGACGGCTGGGGAACGCTGGTGAACACGGCTTCTTCGCGCGTGTATTTGAAGCAAATGAATCGAACAGGTGAAACATTGCTTGCCAAGGTAGCAGAGCCGCTAGAGACATTTGCTCATATGCTAGGGGAACCATATAACCATCACAAACTCGAATACGCTTGGAAGAAATTAATGCAAAACCATCCGCATGATAGCATTTGCGGGTGCAGCGTTGATGAAGTGCACCGAAACATGGTGACACGTTTTTCCGACAGCCGGCATGTAACGGAAACGCTGATTGACGCGTCTCTAACAGCAATCACAGCGCATGTTGACACCACGTGCTTTGAAAATGAGCATGCCTTGCCGTTTGTAGTGTATAATACGAGCGGCTATGAACGCACAGGTGTACTGTCGGTAACGCTCGATGTGAAGCGTGAATATTTTGCTGACGGGGTTAATAAAGAGGCATTGAAAGCATTTGACCTTGGTGCCATGAAACTTGTTGATCATAGTGGTCAGGCTTTTGCGTTTTCCATGGAAGATCTTGGCATTCACTTTGACTATGACCTGCCAAACGATCGCTTCCGACAGCCGTACATGGCGCGTCGAGTGAAGGTGACTTTTGAAGCAAAAGGCGTGTCTGCGCTTGGGTATAAAACATTCGCCCTTGTGCCTGCAGATAATGTCGATGGAGCGGTGGAAAGCGCCAGCCTTGTGCCAGCTAAGTATCAGATGGCTAATGACCACCTGCACGTACAGATTGAAGGAAACGGTTCCCTTACAGTTTCAGATAAAAAGACTGGGCGCACATTCGAGCAACTTGGAGTTTATGAAGATACTGGTGACATTGGTAATGAATACATGTACAAGAAGCCTGACGGCGAGGTGCCGCTCACCACGAAAGACTTGCCTGCCAACATTGAATTGGTAGAAGATACGTCATACCGCGCGACCTACGTCATTACACATGAGTGGGCGCTGCCTGAGAGCGCTGATGACTTACTTGAGAAGGAACAGCAGGAGCTTGTAGGATTTAATGTGAGAAAAGCAGGCCGATCGGAAAAGACGGTGCCGTTTACTATCACAACGCGTGTATCACTTGAGAAACATGGTAAAGGTGTTCAGGTTGAGGCATCTTTCAACAACCAGGCGAAAGATCATCGCTTACGTGCATTGTTCCCAACTGGTATTGAGACAGACCATCACAAAGCTGACTCTATTTTCGAAGTGGTGGAGCGTCCGAATAAACCTTCTGAGGAGTGGACTAACCCTGATAACTCTCAGCACCAGCAGGATTTTGTTTCTGTTGGAAATGACGAGGCAGGGTTGACGGTTGCCAACTATGGATTGAATGAGTATGAAGTCTTGCGAGATGCGCATAACACGATCGCTGTAACGCTGCATCGCTCAGTTGGAGAAATGGGCGACTGGGGCTATTTCCCAACACCGGAAGCACAGTGTCTCGGTGAGCAAACTGTTTCATATGCGATTTATCCATACGGCGGGGATGCTAATGAAAGTTACCAGCAAGCTTATCAGTATCAGGTGCCGTTGTCTGTCAGTCAAGCATCCATTCATGAAGGTACACTTGCACCAGCTGGTTCATTCATAAAATGGGAAGGCGACACGCTTGCGTTTTCGTCGCTGAAAGTATCTCAGTTGAGCGGTGATGTGCTGCTCCGTTGGTTTAATCTGAATTCGGAAGCGGAAGAGCTCAAACTAAAGATTTCAGGGAAGGGGAAGGCCTACAAGAGTAATATTATTGAAGAAAACATTGGTGATCTGAACATAGACTCAGAACACAACGCTACCTTGCCCGTCCGCGGCCATGAGATCGTAACAGTAGGGTTTAAAAACTAG
- a CDS encoding ROK family protein has translation MKYSIGVDIGGTKVAIAAVDQEGQIEKESIIKTDQTIRPQDMIARINAEIKQLLAECEIGFGDIKGIGIGAPGPLNVKKGEITCPPNLPAWRDIPIVELVKSEFNIPVRLENDANAAALAEKWIGAGKGFSDFIYMTVSTGIGAGVIVGGDLLKGQNGNAGDIGHMVVDPAFGQCTCGQEGCLELVASGTAIARKGSEIAGRSLTTAEVFDLYHEGEPEIVAYINLVFKRLAAGCVSLINTFDTEAIVIGGGVSKVGEPLFSVLRNYVAQYALNPKGRQTEIIPAKLEQSPGVIGAAALWFELE, from the coding sequence ATGAAGTACTCAATTGGGGTAGATATCGGAGGCACCAAAGTTGCAATTGCCGCCGTTGATCAGGAGGGACAGATTGAGAAAGAATCGATTATAAAAACAGATCAAACCATACGACCACAAGATATGATTGCGCGGATAAACGCTGAAATTAAACAATTGCTTGCAGAATGTGAAATAGGTTTCGGCGACATCAAAGGAATAGGCATAGGTGCACCGGGGCCGCTGAACGTCAAAAAAGGGGAAATCACCTGTCCGCCAAATCTTCCTGCCTGGCGGGATATTCCTATCGTAGAGCTCGTGAAATCGGAATTTAATATTCCGGTTCGCCTGGAAAACGACGCGAACGCCGCCGCATTAGCCGAGAAATGGATTGGTGCCGGAAAAGGGTTTAGTGATTTCATTTACATGACTGTCAGCACGGGCATCGGGGCTGGTGTCATTGTCGGTGGTGACCTGTTGAAAGGTCAGAATGGCAATGCGGGAGATATCGGCCATATGGTCGTAGATCCTGCCTTTGGACAGTGTACATGCGGTCAGGAAGGCTGTCTGGAATTGGTTGCCTCAGGGACTGCTATAGCCCGAAAAGGGTCTGAGATTGCAGGTCGTTCTCTGACGACAGCTGAAGTATTTGACCTCTATCACGAAGGTGAACCTGAGATTGTCGCGTACATAAACCTTGTCTTCAAACGGCTCGCAGCGGGCTGTGTTTCATTGATCAACACGTTTGATACCGAGGCGATTGTCATTGGCGGTGGCGTTTCGAAAGTCGGGGAGCCCCTGTTTAGCGTGCTCCGGAATTATGTGGCCCAGTATGCACTAAATCCTAAAGGCAGACAGACTGAAATCATTCCAGCCAAGCTTGAACAGAGTCCAGGTGTGATCGGGGCAGCGGCGTTGTGGTTTGAACTCGAATAA
- a CDS encoding ROK family protein, with product MIVQSRIHRGFGNGAGEIGHMSIDIDGPSCNCGNYGCLETLSSGIAIKRRMQEEIRRGVESSLSSFEAEAAPITLKMIAQHAQEGDRLANDLLEEAARYLGLGVANVINLLAPDRVIFGGEVIDIYPQTIQTAEKIAKARTFSPQTKNIPFIKSSFGEQSGLIGAAAIIQQWVFDTPETTVMRV from the coding sequence GTGATTGTCCAATCAAGAATACACCGAGGTTTTGGAAACGGTGCCGGTGAAATTGGGCATATGTCGATTGATATTGATGGCCCATCATGCAATTGCGGAAACTACGGTTGTTTAGAAACACTGTCATCCGGGATTGCGATTAAACGCCGAATGCAAGAAGAAATTCGCCGCGGTGTGGAGAGCTCTCTTTCTTCATTTGAAGCAGAAGCAGCCCCTATCACTTTGAAAATGATAGCTCAGCATGCACAAGAAGGGGACAGGCTCGCAAATGATTTATTGGAGGAAGCGGCCAGGTATCTGGGACTTGGGGTAGCGAACGTCATTAATCTGTTGGCACCGGACCGGGTGATCTTTGGCGGGGAAGTAATTGATATTTATCCTCAAACCATTCAAACTGCAGAAAAAATCGCAAAGGCAAGGACATTTTCACCGCAAACGAAGAATATCCCCTTCATTAAATCCAGCTTTGGCGAGCAGTCAGGACTGATCGGAGCAGCAGCGATCATTCAGCAGTGGGTATTTGACACTCCAGAGACCACTGTTATGCGTGTTTGA
- a CDS encoding ROK family protein yields the protein MNWNSVYVISVSVGVTKVSAAVMNLKAEIIDHVVMEETCAEPLIDTVYRLIDQLLEKHDQTEIAGIGVSAPGPIDESDSRMLTPPNLKGVVNLDIKALLEERYQLKTILEKDANAVALAEQWFGHVPSNESILYIFDDEGLVAG from the coding sequence ATGAATTGGAACAGCGTTTACGTCATCTCTGTTAGCGTTGGTGTTACAAAGGTTTCGGCCGCTGTCATGAATCTTAAAGCAGAGATCATTGACCATGTTGTGATGGAAGAAACATGTGCTGAACCACTAATAGACACCGTTTACAGGCTGATTGACCAATTGCTGGAAAAACATGATCAAACCGAAATTGCTGGTATAGGTGTGTCTGCACCGGGGCCGATCGACGAAAGTGATAGCCGAATGTTAACACCGCCAAATCTCAAAGGCGTGGTTAATCTGGATATTAAGGCTTTGCTTGAAGAGCGGTATCAGCTGAAAACTATTCTGGAAAAAGACGCAAATGCCGTAGCACTAGCTGAGCAATGGTTTGGACATGTGCCTTCAAATGAAAGCATCCTGTACATATTTGATGATGAGGGCTTGGTGGCGGGGTGA
- a CDS encoding winged helix-turn-helix domain-containing protein, protein MSTIHVVHSDTVKQLNRSLILKEIRKFGPITKIDIAKKFGLTFPAVGNIVADLLKAGVIEEAGYGESRGADRRFYTR, encoded by the coding sequence ATGTCCACAATTCATGTAGTCCACAGTGATACGGTGAAACAATTGAATCGTTCGCTCATTTTGAAAGAAATACGGAAATTCGGGCCGATCACGAAGATTGATATTGCCAAGAAATTCGGTCTGACATTTCCGGCGGTAGGAAATATTGTAGCCGACCTCCTTAAAGCCGGTGTAATTGAAGAGGCAGGTTATGGCGAATCTAGAGGGGCCGACCGCCGCTTTTATACGCGATGA